The genomic DNA ctttataaaataatagaagtagatttgtatattttttaaacatgatTTTATACATACCAGAATTTAAAGCTCTTTTTCCCATTAGTCCAACAAAGGAATCTGTTTTATGCCCTGGAAAATACATTTGGGGTATTTTAGTATGtatgtctttgaagaaataaactcATAACTAGTACAAAGTATAGCAAGCTTCTGAATATATGCCTGTGTAATAAATATGCTCCTCCTTCACCTACTGGTGAGCCCTCAGAAGATTTTATATAACTCTTACAAATCACACTAAAACACTGCGTTGCAAGGACCTTTCTCAGTTCGATACCCAGACATTAGcattatatttcatttaatgtGAGGTCTTAAATCTGGTTGCCATTGCAGCTAGCTTTGAAGTTTTGAGAGTCAATTACACATTTGCGTGTAAGAGAAATACCAAGCTTATTTTTTCATTAGCAAATACATTGCATTTCTCTATAAGGGAGCCTTAAGCCGGATCTCTATCCTTGGTGGCTGTAGTATTCTAAGAGTTCACATTTAGTGGGTTTAGACTTAAAAATACTCCTTTTATGAAAACATGTTGGTTTTGACACTACTaggatacatttatttttaattacatatttttagCTTTATAAAATTCCTTAACATTTAAACCCTTAGAGGGTAAATACAAATAACATTgtttccccccccaaaaaaaaatgaagagaaattatcTTACTACTACTGGGGGAATTTTTTGTGTTTACACTGTATTATTTGAGACCAGGGTGTTATGGGTTTGGGGTCTAGCCTGACACTGGGTATGTCAATCCATGGCACTCACAGAAGCAGGCCATACTGCTAGGGGCCCGTGGAACTTCCTGTCATCCCAGATCCAATTAACTAGGGAGCATCTATAAATACATTCTAGTACCACAGTTCTGCATCTTTGCTGTCCTATGTCAGGCTTCCCATTCAATTATGGGACCAAGGGGGAAAACAGCACCACATCCATATCCGTTTTCACATTTGAAGTGGATTTTCTGCTCAGATGGTCTCCCACTCCATTTAATTAGCAGCTGAATAACCAGCCTCCTTACCATTCCAAGATGCAGTTCATGAACATGAGTTGGAAGATGTATGTAAGTGCTCTTTTCTGTAGTGCTCATGGGTGGGAGGTCGAGACGGAAGCTCGTGATGGATGTTTAGCCCTACAGTTGAAATCCTATAAGTAAAAATCTACAGGTCTTAATTCTTTTCCCTTTCTAAAAGTATTATATGCTTTGCACTGCAGTATGCCTACACAATAGTTTAGTCACAGTGTTTATTCATCAAATTGCATTCCAGATATGACTTTTGTTGTCCTACAATCATCTTAATTAAAATTATTGGGCCCCATGTTATGCCTCAAAGGGTGGCACGAAGCAGAATTCAATGCCACTACCAGTAGCATTTGATAAATGTCAAAATAATAGTGAACTTACTTTTGTGAGAGATCTGGCCATGccctagaagaaaagaaaagcagttggTAGACACGCAGATTTCTTTTGAAAAGCTACTTCAAATCTTTTACAGAGAACTTAAAgacttattttcaaaatatgtaagaCTTCCTATTTATGTACCATCTTGAGGAATCAAGTAGATGAACATTAACCAATTTATTAATGAAAGCCAAATACTTTAACAACCAAAGGAATGTGTATTGAATAACCTCAGTGGGCCATGGGTTAAAAGGCAGAACCGGGGACTTGAGCTCTGTTAATAATAGCAAGGGTATATAATGTACCGACCTCAAGATTGGTCACCCACTGGCTCCACAGGAGCAGGAGCTCAACACacacctggacacacacacacacacacacacacacacacacacacacacacacacaccctcttaaTTAGGAATAATTGCAAGACCTTCTGTTTGTACCCTTAAAATCCTTTCTTACATGACCACTCATAATAGTAAAATAGAGATTTATAGGGATGTTTACCATAAAGAGCCTTTAACAGGGCCACTTGTTTTTCAATTGAGGAATCTGACAAGAGATgaattggcattaactcttcacAAGCTCCACTCACTGCGTCATCAACTCAAGGCAATGGAATGAGTGTTTCTCTCACTGAAGCAAGGGGTAGCCAAATCTACCCCAAATCCCAGAAACACTATATATAGCTTCTTTCACCCCAAGACTGGACCAAGCCTACCTGGAGGCCCTTGAAATTTGGACCCTTAGTCAGGGAAGTGTTTCGCTAATGTTAGTTCCCAGTTTGGGTCACTTTGGTGCTGAGAAGGATGAGAAATGGATCTTgccccctccttcccacccccccccccatcagccCGTGGACTAGTGCATATGCTAATGAAGTGCCGATCAGAGTCTTCCGGGAAATCACAAGTCTTTGGGTGTGTAAATTTTTACTCTTAGAGCAAGAGACTCTTGGGTGCTCCAGGAAGGAGCAAGCATGCAGATCAGGTAGCCTGATAGACCTAGTGACTATTGCTCATCTCACCAGCATCCCGTTTGCCCATTAATCCAAAGAACTGCTGAGGCTTGGGTCTCCGGGCGATTCTCTGCAGAAGATGCTCAAAGGGCTCTGGCAGCGCCTCCTGGGGACAAACCCGCGTGCAGACAACGTGAGTGAACCCAGGCCAGTTCCATCATGCGCCCCAGCTTCTCCGGGAGCTACAGATCCCCTGTGATCCTGTGATCACACGAGTCCAGGCCACACAAGAATCTATGCAGCACTCTCCCCGACTTGACCCCGCCTGGGACTTCCTTCTCCCCAAAGTGTACCCTGGGTGTCCCTGCCCAGCCTCACAACCCCTTCTGGTCCTGTGCATTTTCTGCTCTTTATCCCATCAGAAGACTCACTCAAGGTCTCACTACCACCTTTGTCTGTTGTCAGCGCGGCTTCAGAGACCTCCCTCCCCCGAGTCCTAAGTGCACACAGTAGGGGTGGATGCAGAA from Cricetulus griseus strain 17A/GY chromosome 1 unlocalized genomic scaffold, alternate assembly CriGri-PICRH-1.0 chr1_0, whole genome shotgun sequence includes the following:
- the Tac1 gene encoding protachykinin-1 isoform X2, which encodes MKILVAVAVIFLVSTQLFAEEIGANDDLNYWSDWSDSDQIKEALPEPFEHLLQRIARRPKPQQFFGLMGKRDAGHGQISHKRHKTDSFVGLMGKRALNSVAYERSAMQNYERRRK
- the Tac1 gene encoding protachykinin-1 isoform X1 produces the protein MKILVAVAVIFLVSTQLFAEEIGANDDLNYWSDWSDSDQIKEALPEPFEHLLQRIARRPKPQQFFGLMGKRDADSSIEKQVALLKALYGHGQISHKRHKTDSFVGLMGKRALNSVAYERSAMQNYERRRK